One region of Paraburkholderia acidiphila genomic DNA includes:
- a CDS encoding ABC transporter permease: MSTLIASLTRAPRDSRGWLITPALGFIIAMFLYPFAYGLVLSFKPMNGGGMFANYLQFIHDLALWPTVFVTLKLAVPATLINVGLSLPVAFALRRKSPYQKLVTTLLVIPVTLGTVLIADGMLSYFGPNGWFPQALHALHLYTSEEIRLTHNYWGVLISLIVSGFPFAFLLTLSYVTGIDPTLARAAATLGAGPWQQFRQIYLPLLAPGLTMAACLSFVQAYSVFPSAVLLGAPAGPTRVISIAASEAAFESYDYSLASTIAIVMGFVQLIVVAAMLSAKRFFYSGPVSGGKG, encoded by the coding sequence GTGAGCACGCTCATTGCGTCGTTGACCCGGGCGCCGCGCGATTCGCGCGGCTGGCTCATCACGCCCGCGCTCGGCTTCATCATCGCGATGTTCCTCTATCCGTTCGCCTACGGCCTCGTGCTGTCGTTCAAGCCGATGAACGGCGGCGGCATGTTCGCGAATTACCTGCAGTTCATTCACGACCTTGCGCTGTGGCCCACGGTATTCGTCACGCTCAAGCTGGCGGTGCCCGCGACCCTCATCAACGTCGGGCTTTCGCTGCCGGTGGCCTTCGCGCTGCGCCGCAAGTCGCCGTACCAGAAGCTCGTGACCACGTTGCTCGTGATTCCCGTCACGCTCGGCACGGTGCTGATCGCCGACGGCATGCTCAGCTACTTCGGCCCGAACGGCTGGTTCCCGCAGGCGCTGCACGCGCTGCATCTGTACACGAGCGAAGAGATTCGCCTCACGCACAACTACTGGGGCGTGCTGATCTCGCTGATCGTTTCGGGTTTCCCGTTCGCGTTTCTGCTCACGCTCTCGTACGTCACCGGCATCGACCCCACGCTCGCGCGCGCAGCGGCGACGCTCGGCGCAGGACCGTGGCAGCAGTTCCGCCAGATCTATTTGCCGCTGCTCGCGCCCGGCCTCACGATGGCCGCGTGTCTTTCGTTCGTGCAGGCGTATTCGGTGTTTCCTTCGGCGGTGCTGCTCGGTGCGCCCGCAGGCCCCACGCGCGTGATCTCCATCGCCGCATCCGAAGCCGCGTTCGAGAGCTATGACTACTCGCTCGCCTCGACCATCGCGATCGTGATGGGCTTCGTGCAGCTGATCGTCGTGGCCGCGATGCTGAGCGCGAAGCGCTTCTTCTACTCGGGCCCGGTGAGTGGAGGGAAAGGCTGA
- a CDS encoding ABC transporter permease, giving the protein MTAHQRNAAGLRTGAQASEERAASAADAVQAKPASRLPDVLWKVFVWGGVVFFLLNVVLLIATVGVNSIATRWFGTPLPQGFTLHWYAQAWRDFQLSSVLWVTFEVVGSVVLLSIVLGVPAAYALARAQFPGKRMAMLVFLLPLMVPPVTYGIPMATAMYQVGLAGTLPGVILANLVPALPFVILVMTPFIEQIDPNLESAARIFGANTLRYFRYVLLPLLVPGMLAAGLLVLVRTIGMFELTFFTAGPDTQTLVVALYYAVFSTGVRAPQSIDAMAMIYMAITLAWVLVALQFVSPTQLVSRVKEQR; this is encoded by the coding sequence ATGACCGCACATCAACGTAACGCGGCCGGCCTGCGCACGGGTGCGCAGGCGAGCGAAGAGCGTGCCGCGTCCGCCGCCGATGCCGTGCAGGCAAAACCCGCTTCGCGCCTGCCCGACGTGCTCTGGAAAGTATTCGTCTGGGGCGGCGTTGTGTTCTTCCTGCTCAACGTGGTGCTGCTGATCGCCACCGTGGGCGTGAACTCCATCGCCACGCGCTGGTTCGGCACGCCGCTGCCACAAGGCTTCACGCTGCACTGGTATGCGCAGGCGTGGCGCGACTTCCAGCTTTCGAGCGTGCTGTGGGTGACGTTCGAAGTGGTGGGCTCGGTCGTGCTGCTTTCCATCGTGCTGGGCGTGCCCGCCGCCTACGCGCTGGCGCGCGCACAGTTTCCCGGCAAGCGCATGGCGATGCTCGTGTTCCTGCTGCCGCTCATGGTGCCGCCCGTCACGTACGGCATTCCGATGGCGACCGCCATGTACCAGGTCGGTCTCGCGGGCACACTGCCCGGCGTGATCCTCGCGAACCTGGTGCCCGCGCTGCCGTTCGTGATCCTCGTGATGACGCCGTTCATCGAGCAGATCGATCCGAACCTGGAATCGGCCGCGCGCATTTTCGGCGCGAACACGCTGCGCTATTTCCGTTATGTATTGCTGCCGCTTCTCGTGCCCGGGATGCTGGCGGCAGGGCTGCTCGTGCTCGTGCGCACGATCGGCATGTTTGAACTCACTTTCTTTACCGCCGGACCCGACACGCAAACGCTGGTGGTTGCGCTGTACTACGCCGTCTTTTCGACGGGCGTGCGTGCGCCGCAATCCATCGACGCCATGGCGATGATCTATATGGCCATCACGCTTGCGTGGGTGCTGGTTGCCCTGCAGTTCGTCAGCCCGACACAGCTCGTGTCGCGCGTGAAGGAGCAACGCTAG